Within the Vagococcus carniphilus genome, the region TAGGAAAAAAAGCCTTTGTTTTACAAGAGGGAGAAGGTAATATCGTTTACCTAAATGAAGTTGAGATTCCAGTTCCTAAAATTACTGGCGGAAATGTGGATTTGTTGATGAGGCAAATTCAGTCCATTTTAAAAATTTTTTATTTTAGATAAAGAACAAAATAGTTCTATTGTAATGAAAGAACTAAAAAGATATAATTAAATATAAATTAAATAGGTACAAGAAGGAAATCAGTGAGAATCTGATGCTATCCCCGTAACTGTATTGTGGACGATATAAACAACCACGACATTTTTGTTGGAAGGGTTTATTGAGGACGAAGCAAAGCCAGGATACTTCTTAGTTTGATTTTTTCGGGAGGAAGAAAATCGATATGCTAATATTTTTTGTGATGAAAAAAAGAGCATTTCGTTTTTCGAGATGCTCTTTTTCTTTATTTAAAATAAGAAATTATTTACGTTTTGTTTCTTCTTGAATCATTTGTCGATATTCTCTAGGCGACATTTGAGTAACTTTCTTAAATAATTTACTAAAATAACTTGGTTGAGAGAATCCAAGGCTATGAGCGATACTATCAATTGACCATGTAGAGTCTTGAAGTAATATTTTAGAACGATTTATTTTTTTCTCGTTAACATAGTCAACAAAATTTTGTCCAACTTCTTTTTTGAATAGTTTACTAAAGTAGTAGCCAGATAGGTAAACATGATCAGAAACTTCGTCAAGAGTAATAACTTCGTTTAAGTGACGATTGATGTAGTCCAGTGCGTCAATAATTTCTTGTCTATCAGACGTGATTTTCTGAGTGTCGTTTGAAATAGTTTCCACGTGTTTAAGCGGAATTTTTTCTTCCGTTTTAACGGGATGACGTTGTTTTAAAAACTGACTAGGAATGTTTGTTGGTTCCTGAACAGCTAAGTGGCTACTCATAATATCTGATAAGTAATAATTAATAATAATAGTGAGTAGTTGGCTACCTGCTCGGATTTTTTCTGGTGTAGTAGATGGCATATTGTTGTAGGCTTCAACAAAAATAGGATCATCTTGCCAAAATGTTTTTTCGGTAATAATAGGTTGGAAATCAGATTTATCTTCAATTTTTGTTTGGCCACAAAGAATGTAGCCAATTACTTGATTATCAATGGTAACAGGATATGAAAAGTCAACTAAACCAGCGTGGCAAATATATGGAGTAGTCACATTGTTTTTTAAAGAGCTTCTCCCCCCAAACATGTCACAATTTTGACATAGCTGTCTAGTATCCTCATTATTTCTCATTAATTGGCAAAAGGGTGAAAAACCATAACCAGCTGTTAATTCGTTGCCCTGTGTGTCAACTAAAATAGTGGCTAACCCTGTTGCTTCAGTGAATTCACTAAGGATCGTATCAAGAATTTTTTGATGTGATTCGATATATTGTGAATGGTCATCCATTAAATAATCTCCTCCTTTTTAGAATGAAAATATGAATAATTTGTCCTTTTATTAGCAAAATATTGCTAATACTTATTTATTATACCTCAAAAATTAATATTGTGAAGGAGCGAACCATTAGGATTTTTTATTATTTAAGACAAAATTGCAACACAAGATGTTGTTAATTAAAATTAACGTGATAATTATCACAAAAAAGCTATGGCTAAAATGTCATAGCTTTTTTTTTTATACTCAACGTGTAAGAAAAACAAAACGAAATTAATTAGGAGGATCTATCATGCAACAAGAAGCACTGGGCTTAATTGAAACAAAAGGATTAATTGCATCTATCAATGCAGCAGACGCAATGGTGAAGGCTGCTAATGTTAAACTTGTTGGCCAAGAAAAAATCGGTCAAGGATTAATTACTACTATGATACGTGGAGATGTTGGAGCAGTAAAAGCAGCGGTCGACGCAGGTGTTGTCGCAGCAGAATCAATTGGAGAAGTTATTTCTAATTATGTTATTCCACGTCCACATACAGATGTTGAGTCAGTTTTACCGATGATTAAGATGGAAAGTATCAGTGAATAATGATGGCGACTAATGAGGAAGAAATTTTAAATAGAGTAATGGAAAAATTAATGTCCTCTTCAGATTTAGCAGAAGAAGGTATTAATCCCAAGGAGGAAAAAACAGTGGATAAAAAACAAAGCTCACTAACAGAATTTGTTGGAACAGCAAATGTTGGAGATACAATCGGTCTTGTTATTGCAAACGTTGATGCTGACTTAGCCAAAGTAATGAAATTAAAGAAAAACTATCGTTCCCTTGGAATTGTAGGAGCAAGATCTGGTGCTGGTCCACAAATTACTGCAGCAGACGAAGCTGTTAAAGCAACTAATACAGAAATCGTTAGTGTTGAATTACCAAGAGATACTAAAGGTGGCGGTGGTCACGGTGTGTTAATTATTTTTGGTGGTGAAGACGTATCAGACGTTAGACGTGCTGTTGAAGTGACACTTAAAGATACTGAACGCACTTTTGGTGATGTTTACAATAATGAAGCAGGACATATTGAGTTACAATATTCAGCTCGTGCAAGTTACGCTCTTCAAGAAGCATTTGGAGCAGAACTTGGTAAAGCATACGGACTTATCGCAGCTGCACCAGCAGCAATCGGTGTTGTAATGGCTGATACAGCAGTTAAAGCAGCTAATGTAGAAGTTATTTCTTATGCTTCACCAAACAATGGACAAAAATATTCAAACGAAGTAACGATTCATATTAAAGGTGATTCAGGTGCTGTGAGACAAGCAGTTATTGCGGCAAGAGAAGTTGGGAAAGATTTACTACATACTTTAGGTAGCGAACCAGTAAATGATTTTCCATCATACATTTAGTTGTTGGGAGGAAATAATAAATGAGACGTTCGAAAAGATTTGAAGTACTTGAACAGCGTGCGGTCCATAAAGATGGATTTGTAAAAGAATGGATCGATGAAGGCTTTATCGCTATGGAAAGCCCAAATGACCCTAAACCAAGTATAAAAATTGAAAATGATGTTATTACTGAGCTTGACGGTAAAAAAAGAGCCGATTTTGATTTAATTGATTACTATATTGCTGATTATGGAATTGATAAAGATAATGCTGAAAAAGTGTTAGCAATGGATTCTGTTAAGTTAGCGACTATGATGGTTGACCCTAATGTGGCAAGAGATGAGATTATCAGCTTAACTACATCAATGACACCAGCCAAAATTGTAGATGTGGTAAGTCAAATGAACATGGTAGAACTAATGATGGCTATGCAAAAAATGCATGCTAGAAGAAGACCTGCTACTCAATCTCACGTTACAAACTTGCGTGATAATCCAGTTCAAATTGCAGCAGATGCTGCTGAAGGTGCATTTAGAGGATTTGCGGAACAAGAAACAACAGTTGCAGTCGGAAGAT harbors:
- a CDS encoding PocR ligand-binding domain-containing protein → MDDHSQYIESHQKILDTILSEFTEATGLATILVDTQGNELTAGYGFSPFCQLMRNNEDTRQLCQNCDMFGGRSSLKNNVTTPYICHAGLVDFSYPVTIDNQVIGYILCGQTKIEDKSDFQPIITEKTFWQDDPIFVEAYNNMPSTTPEKIRAGSQLLTIIINYYLSDIMSSHLAVQEPTNIPSQFLKQRHPVKTEEKIPLKHVETISNDTQKITSDRQEIIDALDYINRHLNEVITLDEVSDHVYLSGYYFSKLFKKEVGQNFVDYVNEKKINRSKILLQDSTWSIDSIAHSLGFSQPSYFSKLFKKVTQMSPREYRQMIQEETKRK
- a CDS encoding BMC domain-containing protein; this translates as MQQEALGLIETKGLIASINAADAMVKAANVKLVGQEKIGQGLITTMIRGDVGAVKAAVDAGVVAAESIGEVISNYVIPRPHTDVESVLPMIKMESISE
- the pduB gene encoding propanediol utilization microcompartment protein PduB, encoding MATNEEEILNRVMEKLMSSSDLAEEGINPKEEKTVDKKQSSLTEFVGTANVGDTIGLVIANVDADLAKVMKLKKNYRSLGIVGARSGAGPQITAADEAVKATNTEIVSVELPRDTKGGGGHGVLIIFGGEDVSDVRRAVEVTLKDTERTFGDVYNNEAGHIELQYSARASYALQEAFGAELGKAYGLIAAAPAAIGVVMADTAVKAANVEVISYASPNNGQKYSNEVTIHIKGDSGAVRQAVIAAREVGKDLLHTLGSEPVNDFPSYI